One stretch of Akkermansia sp. RCC_12PD DNA includes these proteins:
- a CDS encoding M28 family peptidase, with translation MMPRIGLIFLTALLVQCGNPEKTREAHQETIPAQLQETDNFLGSNCMYHAARITDMGDRRPSSPGYRKQLDYLKRELSKHGWECVEQAFEAPTPQGQTQFVNLRARYGKNPDFKTPVRGLLTCHIDTKTGIPDFTGANDGASAAAAILETARILSRDPTRAGQLELVFFDGEESFSQHIDSDDGLYGSKFYASSLPRPLPEWMVNLDMVGRQGKKIRIPAMTPQSMYRVYSLAIRELGYSPVEWGVSAYGIIDDHVPFMELGMDTLNLIDDFQDGNWWHTSRDNMEILGVDSFKSTGEMTLHILRQLLPAPPST, from the coding sequence ATGATGCCCCGCATTGGACTCATTTTCTTGACGGCTCTGCTGGTGCAGTGCGGCAATCCTGAAAAAACTCGGGAAGCCCATCAGGAGACCATACCCGCCCAATTGCAGGAGACAGACAATTTCCTCGGCAGTAATTGCATGTACCATGCCGCACGGATTACGGATATGGGAGACAGAAGGCCGTCTTCCCCCGGCTACCGCAAGCAGCTGGACTATCTGAAAAGGGAGCTTTCCAAGCATGGCTGGGAATGCGTGGAACAGGCTTTTGAAGCGCCTACTCCGCAAGGACAAACCCAATTCGTCAATCTGCGGGCCCGCTATGGGAAAAATCCGGATTTCAAGACTCCGGTCCGCGGACTGCTGACCTGCCATATTGACACCAAAACGGGCATTCCCGACTTTACCGGAGCCAATGATGGAGCTTCCGCCGCAGCCGCCATTCTGGAAACGGCCCGCATCCTTTCCCGGGATCCGACACGCGCCGGACAGCTGGAACTGGTGTTTTTCGACGGAGAGGAAAGCTTTTCCCAGCACATTGACAGCGATGACGGCCTGTACGGCTCCAAATTTTATGCGTCCTCTCTGCCGAGACCGCTGCCGGAGTGGATGGTGAACCTGGACATGGTGGGCCGGCAGGGTAAAAAGATCAGGATTCCGGCCATGACGCCCCAGTCCATGTACCGGGTTTATTCCCTCGCCATTCGCGAACTGGGCTATTCTCCTGTGGAATGGGGAGTCTCCGCCTACGGCATCATCGACGACCACGTCCCCTTCATGGAACTGGGCATGGATACGCTGAACCTGATTGACGATTTCCAGGACGGCAACTGGTGGCACACCTCCAGAGACAACATGGAAATTCTGGGGGTGGATTCCTTCAAAAGCACCGGAGAAATGACTTTGCACATCTTGCGCCAGCTGCTGCCGGCTCCTCCTTCTACCTGA